Part of the Solwaraspora sp. WMMA2065 genome is shown below.
CACCGCAGCGTTCTCGTTGCGGGCCGCCACGAACCGGACCCCGTGCCGGGCGACCAGATCGGCCACCAGGAACATGTTCGCATCGCCGAGCAGGCCGAACACGGTGTCCACCCGGTGATCGACCAACGCGTCCGCGATCGCCTGGTAGACCTTCACCGGTCCACCGCCGGATGCCGGTCCGCCGCTGGGCGGCGGTACGGGCCGGCAGGCCGCAGCGCGACGCTCAGCGCACCCAGATAGGAGTCGGTGGCCACCGCGTCGAAGCGCGGGCCGGCCAGCCGGGCGGTCCGCTTGGTCATCGACCGGCCCAGCGCCGGCACCGCCAGCAGCCGGTGGGCCAGTTCGGTGCCGGCATCGGCCACCCGGTCGGGCGGCACCAACTCGGTCACCAGTTCCAGCTGGTGCAGCCGGGCCGCGTCGATCCGCTCGCCGAGCAGCAGCCAGCGTTTGGCCCGGTCGGCACCGACCAGGTCGGCGAGGATCGCCATGCCGCCCCAGGTCAAGGGGATGCCGAAGCCCACCTCGGGGAACGTGAAGAAGCAGGTGTCGGCGGCGAGGCGCAGGTCGCTGGCCAGCCCGAGGATCGCACCGGAGCCGATCGCCGGACCGTTGAACGCGGTCACGGTGGTCTGCTCCAGGCGGTACCAGCGCTCGACCAGCTCGGCGGTGCGCCGCTGCACGCCCATGGTGGTGGCGGCGTCAAGAGTCGCCAGTTCGGTCAGGTCGGTGCCGGCGCAGAACGCGGTGCCGGCACCGGTCAGCAGCACTACCTCGACAGTGTCGTCGCGGCCGAGCTCGTGCAGCACCTGCTCGAACTGCCCGAGCATGGCCAGGTCGAAGCTGTTGCGCCGACCGGTACGGTCCAGTGTCACCACCGCAAGCCGCTCCGCACGGTGCAGGTGTACCGACGTCACGTCGCCTCCGATTGCAGTAGGGCGCGGTCGACCAGGGCCGCCGCGTGTCCGACGTAGCTGAGTGGATCGAGCAGCCGGGTCAGCTCCGCGTCCAACAGGGCCGCCCTGACCTGCGGGTCGGCGCGCAGCAGCTCGGCGAACGGCCGACCGTGGTCGAGGCTGTCCCGCACGATTCGCATCACCAGGTGGTGCGCCTGTTCCCGGCCCAGCGGACCGGCCAGGCGCAGCATCAGCGCCTCCGACAGCACCAGGCCGCCGGTGGCGGACAGGTTGACGCGCATCCGGGCGGCGTCGACCCGGAGCCCAGCGAAGACCTCGTTGAGGCGCTGCAGCGCACCGCCGACGAGGATGAAACACTCCGGCACCAGCTTCCACAGCGCCATCCCGACGCCCATGTCCCGGTCGTCCTGGGACACCATCGTCTGCATCGCCAGCGGCACCTGTGCACGGACCGTGCCGGCCGCGGCGATGACCGCTTCGCAGCGGATCGGGTTGCGCTTGTGCGGCATCGTGCTGCTGCCGACCTGGGTATCGCGCTGCGGCTCGTGTGCCTCGCCGATCTCGGTACGGCCGAGGAAGTACACCTCGCGGGCCAGCTTCTCGGCCGTGGAGGCGATCAGCCCGAGCAGGGTGAGGCACTCCACCACCCGGTCCGGGGTGGCGTGCCAGGGGGTCGGGGCAACGCCCAGCCCAAGCCGGTCGGCGACGGCGCGTTCGATGTCGAAGGCCCGTGGCCCGTAGCCGGCCATGGTGCCGGCTGCCCCGCCCATGCTGACCACCAGCAGTCGGGGCCGGAGCTGGGCCAGCCGCTCCCGGTGGCGCTGCAGTTCGCTCTGCCAGACCGCGCAGCGCAATCCGAACGTGGTCGGCAGGGCCTGCTGCCCGTGGGTGCGGGCGGCCATCGCCGTGTCCCGGTGCCGCAGGGCGAGCCGGCGCAGTACGCGGACCAGTTCGTCGATCTGCCGGCTGACGATGTCCAGTCCGGCTCGGGCGCGCAGCACGAACCCGGTGTCCATGACGTCCTGGGTGGTGGCGCCGAGATGGACGTAGCGGCCGCCGTCGCCGGCCGCCCTGGTCAGGGCCCGTACCAGTGGCACCAGCGGATGCACGGTGTCGGCGGCGTCGGCGGCCACCGCGGCCAGGTCCAGCGACTCGACCCGGGCGGCGGCGGCGATCTGCGCCGCCGCACCGGCCGGGATGACGCCCGTGTCGGCCTGGGCGCCAGCGAGTGCCGCTTCCACGTCGAGCCACGCCTGCATCAGCTGCCGGTCGTTGAACACCCCACGCATCTCGGCGTTGCCGAAGAAGCTGGTCACCGTCAACGAGTCGAGGAAGCAGGAACTGATTGGATTCACCGTGCCGCTCCGTCGATCATCGCGGTGACCGCCCGCCGGTCCACCTTGCCCGACGGCAGCAGCGGCAGTTCGGTCACGAGGTGCCAGTCGGTCGGCACTTTGTGCCGGGACAGGCTGCCGGCGGCAGCCGCGGCGAGTTCGGCGCGGCGCGGGGTCGCCCCGGGGGCGGCGACCACCACCGCGACCACCTCCTCGCCCCAGCGTGGGGACGCGACCCCGACGACGCACGCCTGCGCGACGCCCTCGCAGGTCAGCAGGACCGCCTCGACCTCGGCCGGGCTGACGTTCTCCCCGCCCCGGATGATCAGGTCCTTCACCCGGCCGGTCAGGGTCAGGGTGCCGTCGGCGGCGAGCCGGGCCAGGTCGCCGGTGCGCAGCCAGCCCTGCGGGTCGTACGCCGTCCGGTTCGCCGCCGGATCGTCGAGATAGCCGGGGCTCACCGACTCGCCACGGACCTGCAGTTCACCCTCTGCTCCGGCGGGCAGCGGCCGGGGCGACCCGTCGGCGTCCACCGCGACGATCCGGGCCTGCAACCCGGGGAGTACCCGTCCGACGGTGGAGCCGTCCGGCGGGCAACTGCCGTCGTCGGGGTCGACGCTGATGGTCGGACCGGCCTCGGTCTGCCCGTAGACGACCGCCAACCGCCGCAGCCGCAGCGTGTCGCGTACCCGCGTGCGCAGGGCCGGTGGGCAGTTGGCACCGCCGAGGAAGCCCAGGCGCAGCGCGGCCAGGTCCCACCGCCCCGGCTGTTCGTCGAGTCGTTCGGCGAGCATGGTCGCCATCGTTGGCACCAGTTGCACGACCGTGCACCGGTGCCGGTGCACGACGTCGAGCACGTCGTCGGGACGAAACCGCGGCACCGGGAACAGCTGCGCCCCGGTGACCGCCGCCAGCACCACGCCGCTGCTGAGGCCGGCCGCGTGGGCGAACGGTAGCGGACAGCAGATCCGATCGGCGGAGCCGATCCCGGCGGCCTGGGCCGTCCAGGTCGCGTTGCGGACCAGATTCCGCCCGGTCAGGACGACCATCTTCGGGGTGCCTGTCGATCCCGAGGTGAACTGGACGTTCAGCGGGGAGTCGGGGTCGCTGACCGGATCCGGCGGGGGTCCGGCCCAACCGGGCAGGCCGGCGAGGGCGTCGCCGGCCTGGTCCGCCGGCAGAAAGGTGACCGGCCCGGTCGCTGCGCGCCGGGCGCACGACGTCACGTCGCGGTCCCGGATTTCTCGCGCGGCGAACAGCCGGACCGGCCGGGTCCGACGCAATGCGGCGGCTAGCTCCGATTCCGTCGCGGCGGGGTGCAGGGTGACCAGGGCCGCTCCGCGCCACGCCGCGGCGGCGAGCAGCACCAGCCAGGCGATGCTGTTCTCGGCCCAGACGGCGATCCGGTCGCCGCGGCCGACACCGGCTGCGGCGAGCACGCCGGCGGTCCGGCCGGCGAGCGCCGCGTACTCGCCGGCGGTGACGACGGGCCGGCCGGCGACGGCGAACAGCGGCCGGTCCGGCTGGTGCCGGGCCTGACGCAGCAGTACGGCGTCGTACGCCGGCGGATCGACGAGGGCCATCAGGCGCGCTCCAGCAGCAGGTTCCCGTGCGGATCCACCCGCCCCCACCAGCCGGCGCCGACCACTGTGGTACTTCCGCTTTCCCGGACGACCGCCGGCCCGCTGATCCGTACGCTGGCGGTCAGCTCGCCCCGCTGCCAGACGGCGGCGTCGGTCCAGCCGTCCGGCCCCCACACTGGCACGGTGGTGGGCTCGGGTGCCGGGCCGTCAGGTGGGGCGGCGAAGGTGACGGCGGGCTGTGGCCCGAACGCGGTGAGCCGGCAGTTCACGATCTCGGCCGGGTGCTCCGAACGAAGGTAGGCGTACCGCTCCTGGTAGGCGGCGTGGAAGGCGCGGATCAGATCGGCGGGTTCGTCGGGCAGCTCGTCCATCGGCACGGCCAGGTCGAAGCTCTGGCCACGGAAACGCATCCCCAGCGACAGCCGGAAGGTGACCTGGTCGGCCTCCACCGCGTCCTCGGCCTTGAGCTGGTCGCGGGCGGCCGCCTTCAGCTCATCGACCAGCGCGCGGGCACTCGCCAGGCCGGCGGAGTCGGCGGGGACCAGCGCGGTACGGACGTAGTCGTGACGGGCCCGGGCGGCGACGAAGCCGAGCGCCGAGAAGTTCCCCGGTACCGGTGGGACCAGTACCCGCGGGATACCCAGCTCGTCGGCGAGTGCGGTGGCGTGCATCGGTCCGGCGCCGCCGAACGGCATCAGCACGAACTCCCGCGGGTCGTGGCCGCGGGCCACCGAGATCTCCTTGATCGCGCTGGTCATCTTGACCGTGGCCAGGCGAAGGATGCCGTACGCGAGTTCGGTCTCGGTCAGGCCGTCGCCGAGTTCGGCGGCCAGCCGCCCGAGTGCGGCACGAGCCTCGTCGAGCCGCGGGGTGACCTCGCCGCCCAGCCGCCCGTGCGGGTCGAGATGGCCGACCACCAGGTGGGCGTCGGTGGTCGTCGGTTCCGCGCCGCCCCGGCCGTAGCAGGCCGGACCGGGATCGGAGCCGGCGCTGCGCGGGCCGACGCGCAGCTCGCCACCCCGGTCACGCCAGGCGATCGAGCCACCACCGGCACCGATCGTGTTGATCTCGATCTGGAAGGTCCGGTTCGGGTGCCCGGCGATGGTGCCGTGGTTGGTCATCAGCGGCACGCCGCCCTTGATCAGGCAGACGTCCGTACTCGTACCGCCGATGTCGCAGGTGATGACGTTGTCGAAGCCGGCCAGCCCGGCGACGTACGCGCTGGCCGCCACGCCGCCGGCCGGACCGGACAGCGCGAGGTTGATCGGCAGCCGGCCGGCCTGGTCGGTGGAGACCACGCCGCCGCTGCTGGTCATGATCGCCAACGGGTGGCGGTAGCCGCTGCCCGCGAGGGTCGAGCCGAGGCCCGACAGGTACTCGCTGACCGGGCCTCGGACGCTGGCGTTGAGCACAGTGGTGGCGAACCGCTCGTACTCGCCGTGTTCCGGGACCACCTCGGCGGAGATGCTGCACGACAGGTGCGGGTGCCGACGGCTGATCCGGTCGGCGGCGGCCCGCTCGTGCCCCGGGTTGCGGTACGAGTGCAGGAAGCAGATCGCCACCGCGGTGGCCCCACCGGCGGCCAGCCGGTCGGTCACCTCGTCGAGTCCGGCCAGGTCCAGCGGGACGGCGACGTCGCCGGCGGCGGTCACCCGTTCCCGGACGGTGTGCCGCATCCGACGTGGGGTGAGCGCCGGGCGGGCGGTCTCCTTGACGCTGTACAGGCGGGGACGGTGGCCCAAACCCATTTCCAGTACGTCCCGGAAGCCTTCGGTGGTGAGTACCGCGACCGGTTCGCCGTCACCTTCCAGCAGGGCGTTGGTGACCCTGGTGGTGCCGTGTACGAACCGCTCGACGTCCGACAGTCGGACGTCGAGCTTGGTCAGGCCGTCGAGGATCGCCGCCGCCGGGTCCGCCGGGGTGGACAGTGTCTTGGCCTCGGCGAGCCGGCCGGTGGCCGGTTCGTACACGATGACATCGGTGAACGTTCCGCCGATGTCGACGCCGATGCACAGCATGAGGGAACCTTTCGGTCAGATGGGGTCACGTCACCGGTACGGGGTGCTGATTGCGTCGACCAGTGCCGGGAGCCCGAACCGGTCAGAAGGTGACGCCGTAGCGGCGCAGGCTGGCGCGGGCGACTGTGCGCAGCACCCAGTCGAACAGGTAGCCGAGCAGGCCGAGAGCGATGATGCCGACGAACACCCATTCGGTCTTGGCGTAGTTGCGGGCGGTCCAGATCAGCGAACCGAGGCCGCTCTGCGCCGCGACGATCTCCGCGGAGACGATGGTGAGGAACGAGTTGCCCATCGCCAGCCGGGCGCCGGTGACGGCGTACGGCACCGTGGCCGGCAGGATCACCGAGGCCAGGGTGCGGACCGGCCCGGCGCCCAGCGCCCGCGCCGCCCGCAGTTTCAACTCGTCGACGGCGAGCACCCCCGCCAGGGTGTTCAGCGCAACGATGAAGACCGTGGTGTAGAAGATCAACGCGATCTTCGAGGCCTCACCCGGACCGAGCCAGATGATCGCCAGGGTGACGAAGGCGATCGGCGGCACGAACCGGAAGAACTGGATGTACGGGTCGAGCATCAGCCGCAGTAGCCGGCTGCGGCCCATCAGCAACCCGACCGGCACCCCGATCAGTACGCCCAGCCCCCAGCCACTGAGGATGCGCTGGCTGGACGCCCAGACGGAGTCCCACAGCGTCCCGTTGGTCGCCAGCTCCACCGCCCCCTGCCAGGTCAACCGGGGTGAGGGCAGGAAGAACGCGGTGTAGTTGCGGCTGACCAGGTCCCAGATGAGCAGGCCGAGCAGCACCGACAGCACCGACAGCACGACACGGGTGTGTCGACGCCGGCCAGCGAAGCGGCGTGGGCGAAACCCGGCCGCCCGGGCGGCCGGTGGACGTTGCACGTCGACGGCCATCAGCCGCCACCTCCGTTCAGACCGTGCCCGTCGTCCAGACCCTGGGCGCGCAGAGTCTGGGCGACCTCGGTGCCGATGTCCTCGCGCAGTTCGCGGAACAGCCCGGCGGCGGCCGGATCGGTCAGTTCCCGCGGCCGTGGCAGGTCCACCGGGTACACCTGCTTGATCCGGGCCGCCGGGCCAGCGGTCATGGTGACGATCCGGTCGGCGAGCAGGATCGCTTCGCCGATGTCGTGGGTGACGAACAGGATGGTGGGCCGGGACTGGCGCCAGATGCGGTCGAGTTCGGCCTGCATGACCAGCCGGGTCTGGGCGTCCAGCGCGCCGAACGGCTCGTCCATCAACACCACCGACGGCTCGTTGGCCAGCACCCGGGCGAGCTGGGCCCGCTGACGCATGCCGCCGGAGAGTTGGCTGGGGAATCGGTCGCCGCTGTGGCTGAGGCCGACCATGGTCAGGTAGCGGTCGACGATCCCGGCCCGCTGGCCACGCGGCACACCCCGCATCCGGGGGCCGAACGCGACGTTCTGGCGTACGGTCAGCCACGGGAACAAGGCCTCTGCGCTTTGGAACACCACGCCCCGGCTGACGTCCGGGCCGGTGACCGGCTCGCCCGCGCACAGCACCTGCCCGGCGGCCGGCCGGACGAACCCGGCGATTGCATTCAACAGGGTCGATTTGCCGCAGCCGCTGGGGCCGAGCAGGCAGACGAACTCCCCACCGGCGATGTCGAGCGTCGCCCCGGCGACCGCCTCGAAGTCGTCGAAGCGGATGTCGACGTCGCGGACCTGCACCGGGGAGCCCGCCGGACGGGGGCCGGAATCCGGTCCCCGTCCGGCGGAGGTGGCGGTCCGCCCGGTCACGCCACGCCCCGGATCATCACCTCGGCCGGGTCGGCCGGGTCGGACACGATGCCGCTGTCCTGCTGGAACTGGGCGATCTCGGCGTAGCGCTGCAGGTCCTCGTCGGTGAAGTCACGGACCTGGCACTGCACGCCGTCGAGCAGGTCGACAGCCTCAGCCGCGGGCACCTCGATGGCGTTCTCGGTCGCGGTACCGGCGACCTGCGGATCTGCGGTGATCTGCTCACATGCCTCGCCGATGGTGTCCACCAGAGTGGCGGCGGCCTCCTGGTTGGCCTCGTACCAGGCTCCGTCCACCCCGATGATCAGGTTGTAGACGTAGCCGACGTCACCGCTGGTGAGCAGGATCTTGCCGCCGCCATCGACACCGCGCGAGGGCCACGGCTCCCACATGATGAAGCCGTCGATGTCACCGCGCTGCAGCAGTGCCGGCATCTCCGCCGGCGAGGAGGTGACGAATTCGACGGCGTCCCGGCTGATGTCGTAGCTGTCGAGAATCTTGTTCGTGGTGTACTCGTTGACCGTTCCGGTCACCACGCCGTAGCGGGAGATGTCCGCGACCTCGCCGATCTCGTCGCGGACCACGAGCTTGATGAAGTCCGGCGACTGGGAGAAGACCGCGATGCCCTTCACGTCTCCCCGGGTGGCCCGGTTGAGCAGGCTCGATTCGGTACTCGCGGTGACCTGACCCTCGCGGGCGAGGATCGCGTCGAGGCCACCGGTGCCTTCCTGGTACTGCGTCACGGTGACGTCGAGCCCGGCCTCGGCGAACAGGTCCTGCTGATCGGCCAGGTAGATCGGCGAGTACGCGGGATCGACGCCGACCCCGAAGTCGATGGTCGTCGTCTCGGCCGGTGTGCCAGGTTCACCGCCCGGGTCCTGGTTCTCCGCACAGGCCGCGGCGACGGCAGTGATCAGCAGCGCGGCGCCGACCACCCGCAAGGTACGCAATCTCATGGCTGTCCCCAGTTCATTGCGACTCATAATGTGGTTCTAGGTTCTTATTCTGAGACGCTACTGGGCACCACGAGAGGGAGTCAAGGGTGCGGCCAAGCCAGCGAACGGAGCTCGTCGACCAACGAAGGTCACCTCGAGTAGTCGAAAACCGGAAACAGATGCCAGTTCAGGCCATTGCACGTCACGGAAACTCGACGGGCCACTACCGAGAGTACCTAGCCGGCGGAGACTCGACACCAGGCCTTGATGTGGAACCGGAGCTTCGGTAAGGCTACCCTTCATGAAACGCGGGACGCGCCGACCGACGCCGAGGAGCAACCCATGACCAACCTCGCAGAACTGCCGGTGACTGCGTCCGGACCCGGACCGCGGGACACCCGACCTACCGGG
Proteins encoded:
- a CDS encoding enoyl-CoA hydratase/isomerase family protein codes for the protein MTSVHLHRAERLAVVTLDRTGRRNSFDLAMLGQFEQVLHELGRDDTVEVVLLTGAGTAFCAGTDLTELATLDAATTMGVQRRTAELVERWYRLEQTTVTAFNGPAIGSGAILGLASDLRLAADTCFFTFPEVGFGIPLTWGGMAILADLVGADRAKRWLLLGERIDAARLHQLELVTELVPPDRVADAGTELAHRLLAVPALGRSMTKRTARLAGPRFDAVATDSYLGALSVALRPAGPYRRPAADRHPAVDR
- the purB gene encoding adenylosuccinate lyase, whose translation is MNPISSCFLDSLTVTSFFGNAEMRGVFNDRQLMQAWLDVEAALAGAQADTGVIPAGAAAQIAAAARVESLDLAAVAADAADTVHPLVPLVRALTRAAGDGGRYVHLGATTQDVMDTGFVLRARAGLDIVSRQIDELVRVLRRLALRHRDTAMAARTHGQQALPTTFGLRCAVWQSELQRHRERLAQLRPRLLVVSMGGAAGTMAGYGPRAFDIERAVADRLGLGVAPTPWHATPDRVVECLTLLGLIASTAEKLAREVYFLGRTEIGEAHEPQRDTQVGSSTMPHKRNPIRCEAVIAAAGTVRAQVPLAMQTMVSQDDRDMGVGMALWKLVPECFILVGGALQRLNEVFAGLRVDAARMRVNLSATGGLVLSEALMLRLAGPLGREQAHHLVMRIVRDSLDHGRPFAELLRADPQVRAALLDAELTRLLDPLSYVGHAAALVDRALLQSEAT
- a CDS encoding class I adenylate-forming enzyme family protein, with amino-acid sequence MALVDPPAYDAVLLRQARHQPDRPLFAVAGRPVVTAGEYAALAGRTAGVLAAAGVGRGDRIAVWAENSIAWLVLLAAAAWRGAALVTLHPAATESELAAALRRTRPVRLFAAREIRDRDVTSCARRAATGPVTFLPADQAGDALAGLPGWAGPPPDPVSDPDSPLNVQFTSGSTGTPKMVVLTGRNLVRNATWTAQAAGIGSADRICCPLPFAHAAGLSSGVVLAAVTGAQLFPVPRFRPDDVLDVVHRHRCTVVQLVPTMATMLAERLDEQPGRWDLAALRLGFLGGANCPPALRTRVRDTLRLRRLAVVYGQTEAGPTISVDPDDGSCPPDGSTVGRVLPGLQARIVAVDADGSPRPLPAGAEGELQVRGESVSPGYLDDPAANRTAYDPQGWLRTGDLARLAADGTLTLTGRVKDLIIRGGENVSPAEVEAVLLTCEGVAQACVVGVASPRWGEEVVAVVVAAPGATPRRAELAAAAAGSLSRHKVPTDWHLVTELPLLPSGKVDRRAVTAMIDGAAR
- a CDS encoding hydantoinase/oxoprolinase family protein, with amino-acid sequence MLCIGVDIGGTFTDVIVYEPATGRLAEAKTLSTPADPAAAILDGLTKLDVRLSDVERFVHGTTRVTNALLEGDGEPVAVLTTEGFRDVLEMGLGHRPRLYSVKETARPALTPRRMRHTVRERVTAAGDVAVPLDLAGLDEVTDRLAAGGATAVAICFLHSYRNPGHERAAADRISRRHPHLSCSISAEVVPEHGEYERFATTVLNASVRGPVSEYLSGLGSTLAGSGYRHPLAIMTSSGGVVSTDQAGRLPINLALSGPAGGVAASAYVAGLAGFDNVITCDIGGTSTDVCLIKGGVPLMTNHGTIAGHPNRTFQIEINTIGAGGGSIAWRDRGGELRVGPRSAGSDPGPACYGRGGAEPTTTDAHLVVGHLDPHGRLGGEVTPRLDEARAALGRLAAELGDGLTETELAYGILRLATVKMTSAIKEISVARGHDPREFVLMPFGGAGPMHATALADELGIPRVLVPPVPGNFSALGFVAARARHDYVRTALVPADSAGLASARALVDELKAAARDQLKAEDAVEADQVTFRLSLGMRFRGQSFDLAVPMDELPDEPADLIRAFHAAYQERYAYLRSEHPAEIVNCRLTAFGPQPAVTFAAPPDGPAPEPTTVPVWGPDGWTDAAVWQRGELTASVRISGPAVVRESGSTTVVGAGWWGRVDPHGNLLLERA
- a CDS encoding ABC transporter permease — its product is MAVDVQRPPAARAAGFRPRRFAGRRRHTRVVLSVLSVLLGLLIWDLVSRNYTAFFLPSPRLTWQGAVELATNGTLWDSVWASSQRILSGWGLGVLIGVPVGLLMGRSRLLRLMLDPYIQFFRFVPPIAFVTLAIIWLGPGEASKIALIFYTTVFIVALNTLAGVLAVDELKLRAARALGAGPVRTLASVILPATVPYAVTGARLAMGNSFLTIVSAEIVAAQSGLGSLIWTARNYAKTEWVFVGIIALGLLGYLFDWVLRTVARASLRRYGVTF
- a CDS encoding ABC transporter ATP-binding protein: MTGRTATSAGRGPDSGPRPAGSPVQVRDVDIRFDDFEAVAGATLDIAGGEFVCLLGPSGCGKSTLLNAIAGFVRPAAGQVLCAGEPVTGPDVSRGVVFQSAEALFPWLTVRQNVAFGPRMRGVPRGQRAGIVDRYLTMVGLSHSGDRFPSQLSGGMRQRAQLARVLANEPSVVLMDEPFGALDAQTRLVMQAELDRIWRQSRPTILFVTHDIGEAILLADRIVTMTAGPAARIKQVYPVDLPRPRELTDPAAAGLFRELREDIGTEVAQTLRAQGLDDGHGLNGGGG
- a CDS encoding ABC transporter substrate-binding protein, with protein sequence MRLRTLRVVGAALLITAVAAACAENQDPGGEPGTPAETTTIDFGVGVDPAYSPIYLADQQDLFAEAGLDVTVTQYQEGTGGLDAILAREGQVTASTESSLLNRATRGDVKGIAVFSQSPDFIKLVVRDEIGEVADISRYGVVTGTVNEYTTNKILDSYDISRDAVEFVTSSPAEMPALLQRGDIDGFIMWEPWPSRGVDGGGKILLTSGDVGYVYNLIIGVDGAWYEANQEAAATLVDTIGEACEQITADPQVAGTATENAIEVPAAEAVDLLDGVQCQVRDFTDEDLQRYAEIAQFQQDSGIVSDPADPAEVMIRGVA